From the Rhodococcus sp. NBC_00297 genome, one window contains:
- a CDS encoding acyl-CoA dehydrogenase family protein, with the protein MNLALTDEEAAFRDEMRTFFRTEIPADIRERNAAGEELEREDMITTLQILNKHGMASPHWPVEWGGKDWTPMQHHIWLDELQLASVPEPLAFNISMVGPVIATFGSEEQKQKFLPPTQNLDIWWCQGFSEPEAGSDLASLRTVALRDGDEYVINGQKTWTTLGQYADWIFVLARTNPDAPKKQAGISFILVDLKTPGITVRPIKLIDGGHEVNEVWFEDVRVPVENLVGEENAGWTYAKFLLSNERTGITRLGFTKTKLAQAKALAAETTVGTGTLLDDPVFAARFAELENQVLALELTQLRIVSSYVSGKENPASSVLKLRGSELQQLATEILTDVAGPDSLPFAAGEDSPTPVWAQRATPTYLNFRKTSIYGGSNEVQRTIIASGILGL; encoded by the coding sequence ATGAACCTGGCACTCACCGATGAGGAAGCTGCGTTCCGCGACGAGATGCGAACTTTCTTCCGTACCGAGATCCCTGCCGATATCCGCGAGCGCAACGCGGCAGGCGAGGAACTCGAGCGCGAGGACATGATCACGACGCTGCAGATCCTGAACAAGCACGGCATGGCGAGCCCGCACTGGCCCGTCGAATGGGGTGGCAAGGACTGGACCCCGATGCAGCACCACATCTGGTTGGACGAGCTGCAGCTCGCGTCGGTGCCCGAGCCCCTGGCCTTCAACATCTCGATGGTGGGGCCCGTCATCGCGACCTTCGGCAGCGAGGAGCAGAAGCAGAAGTTCCTCCCGCCCACGCAGAACCTCGACATCTGGTGGTGCCAGGGCTTCTCCGAGCCCGAGGCGGGATCGGACCTCGCGTCGCTGCGCACGGTCGCTCTGCGCGACGGTGACGAGTACGTCATCAACGGTCAGAAGACGTGGACCACGCTCGGCCAGTACGCCGATTGGATCTTCGTGCTGGCGCGTACCAACCCGGACGCGCCGAAGAAGCAGGCCGGTATCTCGTTCATCCTGGTGGACCTGAAGACCCCCGGCATCACCGTGCGCCCGATCAAGCTGATCGACGGCGGCCACGAGGTCAACGAGGTCTGGTTCGAGGACGTCCGCGTCCCCGTCGAGAACCTCGTCGGCGAGGAGAACGCCGGCTGGACCTACGCCAAGTTCCTGCTGAGCAACGAGCGCACCGGCATCACGCGACTCGGCTTCACCAAGACCAAGCTGGCGCAGGCCAAGGCGCTCGCGGCCGAGACCACGGTCGGGACCGGCACGCTGCTCGACGATCCGGTCTTCGCCGCTCGGTTCGCCGAGCTCGAGAACCAGGTGCTCGCACTCGAGCTCACCCAGCTGCGCATCGTCTCCAGCTATGTCTCCGGCAAGGAGAACCCGGCGTCGTCGGTGCTCAAGCTCCGGGGCAGCGAGCTGCAGCAGCTGGCCACCGAGATCCTCACCGACGTGGCGGGACCGGACTCGCTCCCGTTCGCGGCCGGGGAGGACTCGCCGACACCGGTCTGGGCGCAGCGTGCGACCCCGACCTACCT